From a region of the Gossypium raimondii isolate GPD5lz chromosome 10, ASM2569854v1, whole genome shotgun sequence genome:
- the LOC105777118 gene encoding annexin-like protein RJ4: MATVSAPKQVSVKEDAEALRKACQGWGTDEKAIIAVLGHRNAAQRRQIRHVYEEIYQEDLIKRLESELSGHFEKAVYRWILDPPDRDAVLANVELKKSGNKHHVIVEISCTKNPEELLAIRRAYHARYKRSLEEEVAYHTKGDTRRLLVALVSAFRYYGEEINTTLAKSEAKKLHEAIKDKKFGNEDVIRILSTRSIAQLLATFNCYREQEGTSITKNLPKDSSDEYIAMLRMAVRCLKDPKKYFEKVLRRSIEGIGTDEDALTRVIVTRAEKDLKEIKELYHKRNNVPLDKAVDKETSGDYKDMLLTLLGNEV; the protein is encoded by the exons atggcCACCGTTTCTGCTCCTAAACAGGTTTCAGTTAAGGAAGATGCAGAAGCTCTTCGGAAGGCTTGCCAAG GATGGGGCACAGATGAGAAGGCAATAATTGCAGTGTTGGGTCATAGAAACGCAGCTCAAAGAAGGCAAATCAGGCATGTTTATGAAGAGATTTACCAGGAAGATCTCATCAAGCGTCTCGAATCAGAGCTTTCTGGTCACTTTGAG AAAGCAGTGTATCGTTGGATATTGGATCCACCAGATCGGGATGCAGTGTTAGCTAATGTGGAGTTAAAGAAATCAGGCAATAAACACCATGTGATCGTTGAAATTTCGTGCACCAAAAACCCCGAGGAGCTGTTGGCTATAAGAAGAGCCTATCACGCTCGATACAAGCGTTCCCTCGAGGAAGAAGTTGCCTATCATACCAAGGGGGACACCCGAAGG CTCTTAGTTGCGTTGGTGAGTGCATTTAGATACTATGGAGAAGAAATAAATACCACACTAGCAAAATCCGAAGCCAAAAAACTCCATGAAGCTATCAAAGACAAGAAATTCGGCAATGAGGATGTTATTAGGATCCTTAGTACAAGGAGCATAGCGCAACTCCTGGCCACTTTCAATTGTTACAGAGAACAAGAAGGCACTTCCATTACCAAG AACTTGCCAAAGGACTCGAGTGACGAATACATCGCCATGCTACGTATGGCAGTTCGATGCCTCAAGGACCCGAAAAAGTACTTCGAAAAG GTTTTGCGCAGATCGATCGAGGGGATCGGAACCGATGAGGACGCTCTTACGAGAGTGATTGTTACGAGGGCGGAAAAGGACCTGAAAGAAATCAAAGAGCTTTATCATAAGAGAAACAACGTGCCTCTTGATAAAGCTGTTGATAAAGAGACCTCAGGGGATTACAAGGACATGCTTCTTACTCTGTTGGGGAATGAAGTTTGA